The Bacteroidales bacterium region TTACTTCATAATTATCTGCCGCCTGCAGCCCGACACACGGGCCCAGGCAATTACCCAGATGATATTCGAGACAAACGCTGAATTTCTTTTCCGCTATATTTTTCTCAGTGAGTTTTAAACCGCAGGTCCTCAGGGGGTAAATTTGACGAATCAATTCCAGCAGGGTATTCATCATTTTGACCGAAGCATAGGGACCGAAATATTGCGAGCCGTCACGAATTACGGTCCTGGTCGGGAAGATTCTCGGAAAAGGCTCGTTTTTAATGCAAATCCATGGGAAGGTCTTGTCATCCTTCAGCATGACATTATAACGCGGCTGATTCTCCTTGATCAGGTTATTTTCGAGCAAAAGAGCATCGAGTTCGGAGCCTACAACGATATGCCTGATGTCAGCCGTTTTGCGCACCAGCAAATTCAGCCTCCCGCCCAGATTCTCCCGGTTAAAATAGGAGGAGACCCGTTTCTTCAGGTTCTTGGCCTTGCCCACATAAAGCAACTTTCCCTCCTTGTCGTAGAACTGGTAAACTCCTGGTTTGTCGGGCAAGGAGCGTAGGAGTAGCGAAATGTCCATTAATTTTAAATTCTAAATTCTAAATTTTGAATTAGGGACTATATTAATCAATTTTAAATTTCTCCTTAATGCGTTCCAGCCCTGAGCTGTTATTTCCACTAATTGCTCATCGCCGGTGACCAGGTTCGCTCCCTGTGATAATTCCGTCATATGGCCGATGATTGATATACCGGGAATGGACCTGGCCTTCTCAAAGTCTTTCTGGTCGATGGTGAAGAGCAGTTCATAATCTTCCCCGCCGTTCAGGGCAGCTGTCCACGGGCTGATGCCAAAAACGCCGGCCATATTGATTGTGGTCGGGTCGATAGGGATTTTATCTTCATAGATCCGGCACCCAAGTTTTGAACCGGAGCAGATATGCAGGATCTCCGAGCCAAGACCATCGGAAATATCGATCATGGCAGTCGGTTTTACATGTGCTTCTTTCAGCAGGCGGATAATGTCGGTCCTGGGTTCGGGTTTTAGCTGTCGTTCCAGGATATAATCAAAACCTTCCAGGTCTGGCTGCAGATTCGGGTCACCCTGAAATGCCGCCTTTTCCCTTTCCAGCAAAAGGAGGCCCATGTAAGCACCGCCCAGGTCGCCGCTGACGCAAACCAGGTCATTTTCATGCGCCGTATGGCGGTAGACAACTTCATCCGGATCAACCTCCCCTACGATGGTAACAGACAGGAACAATCCCCTGACGCTGGATGTGGTATCGCCTCCGACGAGGTCGACATGGTAAACTTTACAGGCCTGGCGGATGCCGGCGTAGAGTTCTTCCAGTGCTTCCACCGGGAATCGGTTGGAGACTGAAAGACCCACAAGCAGCTGCCTGGCAATGCCGTTCATGGCAACAATATCGGAGATATTCGCCACAGCGGCTTTATATCCCAGGTGCCTCAGCGGCGTGTATGACAGGTCGAAATGCACACCTTCCACCAGCAAATCGGTGGAAACAAGGGTAAGCCTGCCCTTGTTATCTATGACAGCTGCATCATCGCCCACACCGTACAGGCTGCTTTTATTCTCCAGGCTGATATTCCTGGTCAGGAGGTCGATCAGGCCGAACTCTCCGAGTTCCGACAGTTCGGTGCGGTTAGTTTTTTCCAGGTCCATGGCTATTTCATAGAATGATTGCAAAGGTAGGGAATTTTATCAGCGGGGAGGCAGGGAAGCGGGGAAATTGAAATTTGAAATTAGAAACTTGGAACCTTCATTGCCGAATCATAATCGATGATCAGGTTTTTTAATCCCCACTGAATTACCTGGTGATAATTTGCACTATCCACATCATAGACTATTCTGCTTGAAATTAAATCCTTTTTCCTGAGCCAGGAGATATGCTTTTCATCAACTTTTCCTGCAAAACTCGATAGAAAATCAGGTTTGAAATTTTTCGGGAACAGGCAATATATCCATTCTTTTCCGGAGTTAAACCCCTCCAAAGCTGTATTTATTCCCGGGTAATTATATTCGATATAAAAAACTACAAAACCACTTGTACTGGCAATTATGGATGATCCGGAGATATCATAAGATTGAATAATGCTGACTAATTCATCAATATCATCGATATCTTTCAATTTCATGTCAAAATAAATGATGAAATCATCTTTGTAATTATTCAGCAATTCTTTCAATGTCAGGACATAACTGCCGGATTCAATGCCGTTAAACAGAATGTGGCGCCCCTTGATCTGCGAAGTGCTCAAATCACAGATCTTGCTGTTAATCCCGAGCAACCGGCTGCAATCTTCATCATGAAAAAGAATGAATTCATTATCTGATGATTTCCTGATATCAATTTCCAAACCAGTAAACCCTCTCAATTTGGCAGCTTCTATTGCCTCTTTGGTATTTTCAGGGTAGTATTCCGATAATCCCCTGTGTGCAAACAGAAATTGGGAATTGCCATCATTAATTGCCTTAATATTAACAGGTTTCTTGCCAAATCCACCACCGATAAACATAAAGCTGAAATAGGCAAGGATCAGCAAGCCTACAATCAGGATAAGTTTCCAGAAGGTTTTCAGATGATTCATCACACTTTTATTCAATATACTTCTTCTCACTTTGCATCAGGAACTGAAATACCTGCAGGTTTGATATCGTATATTCTTCTATCTCATGTAATAACTGCTGCTGCTCATTCTGATAATCTTTTTTGTCCTTATTCCGATATTTGTAAAGAGCTTTCCCGTTATCATTTTTCATAATCAGGAGATACTCCTGGTTAATCACCCCAAATTTATCTTCATGGTTGATAAAAATATACGGCCGGGTATCGGAAAGCAAATCTATTCCTAAAGTATTATTAATATAAGATTGGTTAAGAATTCCCATGATTGTCGGGAAGATATCGATCTGACCACCTATGCAATCAAAGGTCCGTGCTTCTTTTAAAATTCCCGGTGCATAAAAAATGAGCGGCGTATGATGATAATCCATCGGGATGTCATAAACTGTATTGATCGGCGCACCATGATCTGCGACAAAAACAAAAATTGTATTGTTAAACCATTCCTTTGCTGAAGCCAAAGAAATGAATTTTCTCAATGACCAATCGGCATATTCAACCATCTGATCTTTGATATTCTTGTTTTTAGGTTTAAAATAATCCGGGAGATAATAAGGGCCATGGTCACTGGCGGTCATAAATGCCACAAAAAATGGCTTCTTTTCTTTATAAAGATTATCTATGACCGGTATAGAAAATTCGAACATAAAATCGTCGGGGACACCCAAAGTGGTTTTGGCTTCTTTTGAGGGATAATCCGACAGTGTGATGATATTCTCAAAATCATTTGCCCTTAAAAATCCTTCGATATTATCAAACTGACCATCGTGGGTAGTGAAATAAGTCGTGGAATAACCATTCTTCTTTAATGTATTGCCAATCCCGTTATACTTAAACATGGTACTTTCTTTCATAGGGTTCTGGCGATAAATTGCCGGAAATGAAAAAAGCGTACTGAATACACCATTAAAAGTGTGGATTCCAGCCGTATATATATTCTCAAAATAATAGCTTTTGTGCGAAAGGCTGTCTAAAAAAGGTGTAAGGTGTTTGGTATTTCCGTGCCTTTCCATCCTGGCGGTACTCATGCTTTCCATGATCACAATGACCACGTTATAGTTGTTTTCACCTGAAGAATCGGGCAAAATCCGCCTGGCAACCGGGTAATCACCGATAGGCTGATCGATACCCAGGTATTTCCGAACATTTTGGATAGCCAGATTATCATCTATCAATGCAATAGATTTATTTTTTTCATCCAGGCTGTCAAAATAACTTCGCATTAAAGTAAACACCGGGTTCAATCCAAGCTGATTTAAAAAAGCGTTATCACAAAAGTATGCTGTACCGACTTTTATAGGCGATTTTTCCTGGATCCTACCGCGTATCCCAATAAAAATCAATCCCAGGAATAATATACTCACGACAATTTTCAAAGAGAAATGAATACTTCCGGATTGATCCGGTGAAAACTTAAAGATCCTTCTTAACAATTTATAGAAGAGAAATAAGAAAACAATCAGCGGCAAGATGATGATAAAATACCTGGGCTCCTGGAAAATCATTTTAAACATAAAAGCCGGGCTATCAATCCATTGAAATGCCCCTATTGAAAAACGCGAAAAAAACTGGTTGAAATATGGGATATCGGCTGCACAGACGGCAAATGCCATGGTAAACAAAATGAAAACCCAGTAAAATAATACACGATAAATCCAAGCATAATGTTTATTGCGTATGAACAGGACGGAAATGATGATGAAAGGCAGCAACAGTATATACCCTGAAATCACCACATCAAACCTGATCCCGATAATGAAGGTCATAATGATTTTAAAAAAATCGCCTCGGATAGAATCAATCCTCTCCAATTGCGATAAAAAAAGAATTAACCGGAAGCAAAAAAAGATTGCAATAACGGTTAAGTAAGTTTTTAAAATGATTGAAATATTATACCACTTTTTCATCTGACCTATAGTTCATATATCAAAGCTTCATATGGGCGCAAATGATTTTCAGCAGGAGGGATGGGGTAGTTATTCATCAGGATTTTCGTTTTTTTCAATTCAATCCCGGTATTGGCAATTGATATTTTATCTTTAAAATTCAGCAGGACCAATATTTTTTTTCCGTTCAAATCCCGAGTATAAGCATAGACATCAGGATTCTCTTTGTCTAATAATTCATATTGCCCATAGACCAGGGTCAGTTCCTTTTTTCTCAACTGAACCAGCTTCCTGAAATAGTTAAGCACCGAATTGGGATCATCTTGTTGAATGGCGACATTTATGCTTTGATAATTTGGATTAACTTTTAACCATGGGTTTCCGGTCGTAAAACCTGCATTGGGTGAATTATCCCATTGAAAAGGCGTCCGTCCATTATCCCTTGCCGATATTTTCTGGGCTTCGGTGAATTTTTTCACATCCCCGTTATTATTCACGACTTGCTGGTACATATTAATGGACTCAATATCCCGGTAATCTTCAATATTATCAAACTTTATGTTTGCCATGCCCAATTCATCCCCAGAATAATAATACGGCGTCCCCCTCATTGTCAGCAAAAAAGTTGCAAGCATTTTAGATGAAAGTTCCCTGAATTCAGGACTGTCGTTTCCCCACCTGGTAACCATACGGGGCTGGTCGTGATTACCGAGATAAATGGTGCCCCAGCCTTTTTCAGCAAAAACGCTGTCCCAATGCGAGTAGATCTCTTTAAACTCAACAAGGCTGTAGCCATTTGGGTCTGGTACCTTGAATTCATCGGGAAGATAGCCCAGGCTGACCCCATCGAAATGGTAGGCCATATTTAGCTCGTGGCGCTCAGGGTCAACGAAATCGAGGGCTTCGTTGTATGAAACGCCGGCGCCTTCCGCTACCGTCATGATATCGTATTTGTCTAACACTTCCCGGTTCATGGCTTGCAGATACTCATGCAGGTGTGGCCCGTTCGCGTAATATTTGATCATATCGCCCTTGTATTTTGCCGGCAATTCAGGAAACGTCGTATCTTTTGATATGAAAGGGATGACATCCATACGGAAACCATCGATACCCTTATCGAACCAGAAGCGCATCATGCTAAAGATCTCCTCCCTGACTTCCGGGTTTTCCCAGTTCAGATCAGGCTGTTTTACAGAAAAGTAATGCAGGTAATACGCGTTGGTCAGGCTGTCATATTTCCAGGCATCGTTATTTACATCAAAAAAGCTGTATCGCTTTGCCGGTTTCCCTTTTTCCGCCGGCCACCAGTGGAAATAATTGCGGTAAGGATTGTCGCGGGAACTCCTGGCCTGTTTAAACCACTCCTGTTCCGAACTGCAATGGTTAACCACCAGATCCATCACGAGCTTAAGGCTGCGTTCGTGCATGCCTTTCAGCAGGTTGTCGAAATCCTCCATCGTCCCGAATTCCTTCATGATATCCCGGTAATCGCTGATATCATAGCCGTTATCATCATTCGGCGAAGCATAGACCGGGTTCAGCCATACCACATCGATCCCTAAACTTTTAACATAATCGAGCTTGGAAATGATGCCTTTCAGATCGCCGACACCATCGCCGTCGCTATCTTTAAAACTGCGCGGGTAGATCTGGTACACCACGGCTTCTTTCCACCATTTCCTGTCGGGAATATCATTGCTGCTGTTTTGATGAGATCTATTATCCGGCATTTGGCATGAGGTTACGGTTATAACTATAAATAAAGCAATAAGAACAATGAGATAATTTGGAAATGAGATAATTTGGAAATTTGAAAATTTGAAACTCTTGCACATAGAAATTTGAAACTTGAAATTTGGAATTATCTGATGCTTTCAGCCAGCAAAAGTACAGATTTTCCATCTGTTAATAGCACACGGATGACAAGCCCGCCTGACTGACGTCAGTCGGGCAAGGATGCGACAGATTTTCACGGATTTTTGAAACAGTGAAACATTGGAACCTGGAATTTGGAACTAACGGCAAAGTGTCACCAAACCGCCTTTATACATCCTACATTACCTCTTCATCTTCTTTCCGCCAGGCCGGATCGACGATGCATAGAAACTTCAGGTCGGAATTTCCGGAATTGTGGATATATTGACTTGAATCCGGTGGGATATAAATTGCCTGGCCAGGATTAACTTCTGCTGTTTCATCATCAATATGCATGATGCCTTCTCCTTCCAGAATGTAATACACTTCTGATGTCTTTAATTTATGCGGTTGGGATGTTTTGCCGGGTTTCAGCATCGCATGTGCCAGACTGTAACGAAAATGCAGTTTTTCTTTGTCAGGGTGCAGGATTTCGCGAAGGATGGTATTGTCCCCGGCGAAAAACTCCTCGCAATCCTGTAGGTCTCTGATAAACATTTGATAAATGGTTTAAGTTATTTCAAATCAGCAAGCCCATTAATTTCAGTCTTCAAAGATAAGGCATATGGGTTAAGAAAGCAAGGCGGAAGATGGGGGCATGGAAGCTTGGAAGCGGGTATGCATTGAATTTTAAGTCGATAAAAAACTAAATTCTTTATCAAAACTTTGATAATCAATAATTTTTGTTTTTTCAAAAGACTCGAGTTCCAATAAATCAAGATCTCCGGTAATAATAAAGTTAGCATTTCCGTCTTTGGCGGTTGCCAACAAAAAGTTATCCTTTGGATCCCGGCAAATTTCAACTTCAGAAGTAATTTCAATAATATCAGAGACTACTTCAATTAAATCAAGAAATTGGAGAATTTGAACTTTGTTAAAGTATTTATGAAACTTTGGCCTTGATAAAACGATCACCAATTCATCGAGTTGCTTGGTACTGAGAATTATCCTGATTTTACCTGAGTTAAGATGATCAATTAATCCAGAAAGGCTTTTACCAATCAAAAAAGATACCCAGACATTTGTATCGATGATAACCCTGACTTTATTTGCTATCATAACGGCTCTTCCTTACTTCTTCAACTTCCTTTGTTATCTCATCCCATGTAAGGTTATCTGTTTTCAAAGAATCCAGCAGTTTTTGAAACCTTTGTTTAAAAGTGTTTGATTTAAGCTCATTAATAATCAGCAACTTATCATCATAACTTAATTGTCTGAAGAGGCTTAAAATCTGTTCAGAATTGAGATTTAAAGTGTATGCATCCTCACTTTTCATTATTTGAAAGTTTTTTCAAAGATAATCATAAAAAAATGAATTATGCGATTATCTAATCCGTGAAAATCCATCGCATCCGTGTCATCCGTGTGCTATTCTAATGAAAATAAATCACCTTAATCAGATAGCTGGATCAAACTTTTCTAATCCATCTTTGTTTATTCATTTGAGAGAAAAAAGGCAATTAGCCTATATTTTCTTAAATTTGCAATCACAATTTAGTCTAAATTATTATAAGGCAATGCCGGATACTAATGAAATACTTGATAAGTTAACGCAAAGCGAATATAAATACGGTTTCGTGTCGGATATCGATACGGAAACCGCCCCCATAGGCCTTGACGAAAGTACGGTCCGTTATATTTCTTCGAAGAAAAATGAGCCGGAATGGATGCTTGAATTCCGCCTGAAGGCATATCGGCACTGGCTCACCATGAAAGAGCCGAAATGGGCGCACATCACTTATCCTACCATCAACTACCAGGATATCATCTTTTATGCAGCCCCGAGAAAGAAAAAAAACCTCACCAGCCTCGAAGAGGTAGACCCGGATTTACTGGCGACATTCAATAAACTGGGGATATCGCTTGAGGAACAAAAAAAACTGTCAGGTGTGGCCGTTGATGCAGTCATTGACAGTGTTTCAGTGAAGACCACTTTCCAGGAAACGCTTCAAAAACACGGTATCATCTTCTGCTCCTTCAGCGAGGCTGTCACAAATCACCCGGAACTTGTCAGGAAATATATGGGCATGGTTGTCCCTTACACTGACAACTATTTTGCAGCCCTTAACTCGGCCGTTTTCAGCGACGGGTCATTTTGCTTTATCCCCAAAGGGGTGCGCAGTCCAATCGAACTGTCGACCTATTTCCGCATCAACGCAGCCAATACCGGGCAATTTGAACGGACACTTATCATTGCTGAGGAAGGCGGCTATGTCAGCTATATGGAGGGCTGTACAGCCCCGATGCGAGACGAAAACCAACTCCATGCCGCTGTTGTGGAGATTATCGCGATGGAAAACGCCGAGGTGAAATATTCGACGGTCCAGAACTGGTACCCGGGCGATAAGGAAGGCAAAGGCGGCATTTATAACTTTGTAACCAAACGTGGCCTTTGTAAGGGGGCCAACTCGAAAATATCATGGACGCAAGTGGAAACCGGTTCGGCGATTACCTGGAAGTACCCGAGCTGCATCCTGATGGGCGACAACTCGATCGGGGAGTTCTATTCGGTGGCTGTGACGAACAATTACCAGCAAGCCGATACAGGGACCAAGATGGTTCACATCGGGAAAAATACCCGGAGCACGATTATCTCAAAAGGGATCTCCGCCGGACATAGCAACAACAGTTACCGCGGACAGGTCCGCATCACGGCGAGGGCAGAAAACGCGCGAAATTTCTCCCAGTGCGACTCACTCCTGCTAGGCAGTAAATGCGGCGCACACACCTGGCCTTACATAGATGTGGACAACCGGACGGCCATCGTGGAGCATGAAGCGACGACATCGAAAATTTCGGAAGACCAGCTCTTCTATTGCCAGCAGCGCGGTATCGACATGGAAAAAGCCATCGGGCTGATTGTCAATGGCTATGCTAAAGAGGTACTGAAACAGCTACCCATGGAATTTGCCGTGGAAGCGCAGAAGCTGCTGAGTATATCATTAGAGGGAAGCGTTGGATAAATACAGTTTTAAGGTTTTAGGTTTAAGTTGGGGAATTTATTTAATATTATATTTTTCAAATGAAGTTATTAGAGATAAGAAACCTGCATGTTTCGATCAACGGGAAGGAGATCATCCACGGGTTGAACCTGGAGGTTAATGCCGGAGAAGTGCATGCGATCATGGGTCCGAACGGGACGGGCAAAAGCACACTGGCCCTTGCAATAGCCGGTAAAGATGGCTATGAGATCACTGAAGGGGAAGTCATTTACAAAGGGCAGGTTATCAATGATATGCCACCCGAAGAACGGGCCAGGATAGGCATCTTTCTCGGGTTTCAATACCCTGTGGAAATACCCGGTGTCAGCCTGACCAATTTCATGCGCACTGCACTTAACGAAATCCGCGAATACAGGGGCCTGCCGCAAATGTCAGCCAGTGATTTCCTGAAAATGATGGAAGAAAAAAAGAAACTGGTGGAAATCCAGTCGAAGCTCACCAACCGCTCGGTCAATGAAGGGTTTTCAGGCGGCGAGAAAAAGAAGAACGAGATCTTCCAGATGGCGATGCTGGAACCATTCCTGGCTGTGCTGGATGAGACCGATTCCGGGCTCGACATCGATGCCCTCAAGATCGTGGCTAACGGAGTGAACATGTTGAAGACCCCGGAAAATGCCACCATCGTCATAACCCATTACCAACGCCTGCTGCAATACATAATACCTGATTTTGTGCACGTGATCTATAACGGCAAAATCGTCAGGTCCGGCGGGAAAGAACTGGCTTTGAAACTGGAAGAAAAAGGCTATGAGTGGATTAAAGACTTTCCAGGTCTATAGACCTGCCAAGTCTTAGAGATAAATCTAAAATGAAAGCAACAGTTGAGAACGGTTCGTTCAAAGAAAGACTCCTCAGGCTATATGAGGATCAAGGGAGCGTTATTTCACGGAACGATACACACTATACCGCAAAGGTCAGGTCAAAAGGGTTTGGAAATTTCCGTGCCCTGAACTTACCTGACCGGAAGAATGAATTATGGAAAAATACGGATCTTACCGCCGTCCTCAACCAGGATTACACCAAATATCTTGAAAAGACCGAATCCGGCCCTGATCTCGATTTCATGTTTACCTGCGAAGTGCATAATTTTGAAACCGACCAGGTTTCTTTCCTGAACGGATGGCATGTCCGTACGGCCAAAGATCTTCGTCATTTGCCCGGTGGGATCATTATCGGAAGCCTTGGCGAAGCTTTTCAGCAATATCCCGATTTGATCGAGCGGCACTATGGCCGGTATGCCGATTCCGGCAAGGACCTCTTCCTCGCCATGAACACGGCTTTTGCCCGCGATGGTCTGTTTATATACGTACCCGATAACGTCGTGGTTGAAAAGCCGGTCCAGATGATCAGCATCATCAACCATAATGAAAACCTCCTGCTGCAGAACCGAAATCTGGTTATCATTGGCAAAAACAGCCACATGACGCTGGTGATGTGTGATGATTCGACCAACCAGCAGGCCAGTTTCAACAACTCGGTCACCGAAATTTACCTGGATGAAAACGCAGGCCTGGAGCATTACAAGCTGCAAAACCTCAACAATAACTCCACGTTGCTGAATTCAACCTATTTTCACCAGGAAGCCGGCAGCCGGCTGAATACTTTTGCCATTACCCTGAATGGCGGCCTGATCCGGAATTATTCCAATGTGAAACTTAACGGCCGCGGAGCTGATGCCCATGTCAATGGGCTTTACCTGGTTGATAAGAAGCAGCATGTTGATAACCGCGTCTTCGTAGAACATGCCGTGCCGGATTGCACGAGCAATGAGCTGTTCAAGGGAATCCTCGACGATGAGGCTTCTGCTGTTTTTAACGGCCATGTCCTGGTGCAGCGCGATGCCCAGCGGACCAATGCCTACCAGCAGAACCGGAATATCCTGCTGACCGACAAAGCCACCGTGAACACCAGGCCTTTCCTTGAGATATATGCCGATGACGTTAAATGCAGCCACGGTGCGACCGTTGGGCGACTCGATAACGAAGCGCTCTTTTATCTCCGGTCACGGGGTATTTGCTTAGCCAGCGCACGATTATTGCTCATGTATGCTTTCGCTGCCGAAGTCATCAATAAAATGTCGCTTGATCCCCTCATGTACCGGGTTGATGAGATGGTAAAACAGCGTTTGCGAGGTGAATTGCACGTCTGTGAAACATGCGTCCTGCATTGTGCCAACCAGGAGAAGGAAATCCATTTCGACATTGATCTGAGCAAGATCTGATAATCATTATGCTTTCTTTTAAACAAACTTTAACAAGTGGTGGAACCTTTCTTCAATTAATCTAATTTTACCCACGTAACTTAAAAAATTCCATTGTGAGTTTCGATATTCTTCATATCCGGCACAACTTTCCCATCCTCGATGTGATGGTACATGACAAACCCCTGATTTATTTTGACAACGCGGCCACTACACAAAAGCCGCGGGAGGTGATTGACAGGCTGGTAACATATTACAAGAAGGAAAACTGCAATATCCACCGGGGCGTGCATTACCTGAGCACTCAGGCGACGGAAGCCTATGAAAATGCCAGGAAATCAGTAAAGGATTTCATTCACGCGGCCCACCCACATGAGATAGTATTTACCAAAGGGGCCACAGAAGCTATTAACCTGGTGGCCCAGACCTTTGGAAGGAAGTACATTCATTCCGGGGATGAGATCATCCTCTCCCAGATGGAACATCATTCCAACCTGGTTCCCTGGCAAATGCTCGCCGAGCAGAAAGGTGCCATCCTGAAAGTCATACCCGTCGATGACCAGGGAGAACTCGAAATCAACATGCTCAGAGGGATGATCACCGACCGTACGAAAATAATCGCGCTGACGCATGTTTCCAATGTATTGGGAACTATCAACCCGGTTCACCGCGTGATCAGCCTGGCACATGACCAGGGTATCCCGGTCTTCCTGGATGGTGCACAGGCCGTGCCGCACCTGACCGTCGACATGCAGGAGATTGACTGTGATTTCTATTGTTTCTCGGGGCATAAAGTTTATGGCCCCATGGGAATCGGTGTACTTTATGCAAAGGAAAAATACCTGGAAGAGATGCCCCCATACCAGGGCGGTGGCGAGATGGTCGACCAGGTGACTTTCCAGAAGACCACTTACAATAAATTGCCTTATAAATTCGAGGCCGGAACGCCCAACGT contains the following coding sequences:
- the sufD gene encoding Fe-S cluster assembly protein SufD codes for the protein MKATVENGSFKERLLRLYEDQGSVISRNDTHYTAKVRSKGFGNFRALNLPDRKNELWKNTDLTAVLNQDYTKYLEKTESGPDLDFMFTCEVHNFETDQVSFLNGWHVRTAKDLRHLPGGIIIGSLGEAFQQYPDLIERHYGRYADSGKDLFLAMNTAFARDGLFIYVPDNVVVEKPVQMISIINHNENLLLQNRNLVIIGKNSHMTLVMCDDSTNQQASFNNSVTEIYLDENAGLEHYKLQNLNNNSTLLNSTYFHQEAGSRLNTFAITLNGGLIRNYSNVKLNGRGADAHVNGLYLVDKKQHVDNRVFVEHAVPDCTSNELFKGILDDEASAVFNGHVLVQRDAQRTNAYQQNRNILLTDKATVNTRPFLEIYADDVKCSHGATVGRLDNEALFYLRSRGICLASARLLLMYAFAAEVINKMSLDPLMYRVDEMVKQRLRGELHVCETCVLHCANQEKEIHFDIDLSKI
- a CDS encoding cysteine desulfurase, which produces MVHDKPLIYFDNAATTQKPREVIDRLVTYYKKENCNIHRGVHYLSTQATEAYENARKSVKDFIHAAHPHEIVFTKGATEAINLVAQTFGRKYIHSGDEIILSQMEHHSNLVPWQMLAEQKGAILKVIPVDDQGELEINMLRGMITDRTKIIALTHVSNVLGTINPVHRVISLAHDQGIPVFLDGAQAVPHLTVDMQEIDCDFYCFSGHKVYGPMGIGVLYAKEKYLEEMPPYQGGGEMVDQVTFQKTTYNKLPYKFEAGTPNVAGVLGLEAALKYIQDLDLKKIHAYEHELLDYATVELLKMESVRIFGNAENKIGVISFLIGKIHPYDAGTIYDKLGIALRTGHHCAQPLIDRFNVPGMVRASLALYNTLEEIDRFIEATKQVRRMLG